The Impatiens glandulifera chromosome 3, dImpGla2.1, whole genome shotgun sequence genome contains a region encoding:
- the LOC124930029 gene encoding iridoid oxidase-like translates to MDWIWSCSISMLSLILSGPLLIIILFLYQARRRQAEAQYSSKLRPPGPPGWPVVGNIFDLGELPHQTLCKLRDKFGPVIWLQLGSVGTVAVNSTDAAAKLFKNHDLVFSDRKCPDALTAHGFNHGSMAIGNYGSYWRVVKRIGVTEFNTAKRVNETVHVRRKCVDNMILWIEEAAMESYSSGRKGEIEIAHFLFLMAFNVVGNMIFSEDMLESKNIKGKEFFDSMSKFMVWTAKPNLSDYFPMLKRLDLFTTTKKTSGDP, encoded by the coding sequence ATGGATTGGATTTGGAGTTGTTCTATTTCGATGCTGAGTCTTATACTATCGGGGCCTCTTCTGATCATCATTCTCTTTCTCTACCAGGCCCGGAGGAGGCAGGCGGAGGCGCAGTATTCTAGTAAACTCCGGCCACCAGGTCCTCCGGGATGGCCGGTGGTAGGCAACATATTTGACCTCGGAGAACTGCCACATCAGACCTTGTGTAAGCTCCGGGATAAGTTCGGGCCTGTGATTTGGCTACAGTTAGGATCGGTCGGAACCGTTGCAGTCAACTCGACCGATGCTGCGGCCAAGCTATTCAAGAACCACGACCTAGTCTTCTCCGACCGTAAATGCCCGGATGCACTAACTGCCCACGGTTTTAATCATGGGTCAATGGCCATTGGAAACTACGGGTCCTACTGGCGCGTAGTGAAGAGGATTGGAGTCACGGAATTCAACACGGCAAAGAGAGTGAACGAGACTGTCCATGTCCGAAGAAAGTGTGTGGATAACATGATCCTTTGGATCGAAGAAGCGGCCATGGAATCTTATTCAAGTGGGCGGAAGGGGGAGATAGAGATTGCCCATTTTCTATTCCTAATGGCTTTCAATGTGGTGGGGAATATGATATTCTCGGAGGATATGCTAGAATCCAAGAATATTAAAGGGAAAGAGTTCTTTGATTCCATGAGTAAGTTCATGGTGTGGACTGCAAAGCCTAACTTATCAGATTATTTCCCGATGTTGAAGAGATTAGATCTcttcactacaacaaaaaagaccTCTGGCGAcccttaa
- the LOC124932739 gene encoding iridoid oxidase-like — translation MFFAGSETTSNSIEWLMSELLNHPNCMMKLKDELDRIVGRGRKIEESDIDELSYLQACVKEALRLHPPLPMLLPRNSMEDTNYNGYFIPKGTQVLVNAYAIGRDPEVWDDPLDFKPERFLDKNIELVGQHFGLIPFGAGRRICMGYALGQRVLHLVTATLIHTFDWKVGDSTTPGMIDMNEKMGITVRKLIPLIVIPKKREL, via the coding sequence ATGTTTTTTGCAGGATCCGAGACCACAAGTAACTCGATCGAGTGGCTAATGTCAGAGCTACTAAACCACCCCAATTGCATGATGAAGTTGAAAGATGAGCTCGATAGAATAGTGGGAAGGGGAAGAAAAATAGAAGAAAGCGATATCGATGAACTCTCATATTTGCAAGCGTGTGTGAAAGAAGCCTTAAGATTGCACCCTCCACTACCCATGCTCCTCCCAAGGAATTCAATGGAAGACACGAATTACAATGGCTACTTCATACCCAAAGGCACACAAGTCTTAGTAAATGCCTATGCAATAGGGAGAGATCCTGAAGTATGGGATGACCCCTTGGATTTTAAACCCGAGAGGTTCCTCGACAAGAACATAGAGCTAGTTGGTCAACATTTTGGGTTGATTCCTTTCGGGGCGGGCAGAAGGATATGTATGGGTTATGCTTTGGGACAAAGAGTGCTTCATCTTGTCACCGCGACTCTTATCCACACGTTCGACTGGAAAGTAGGAGATTCGACAACTCCTGGGATGATTGACATGAACGAAAAGATGGGGATAACGGTAAGAAAATTGATTCCCTTAATAGTCATACCTAAGAAACGAGAACTCTAA
- the LOC124930032 gene encoding iridoid oxidase-like: protein MDWTWSCSISGLSLILSGPLLIIILFLYHSRRRQAEAHDSGKLRPPGPLGWPVVGNIFDLGELPHQTLCKLRDKFGPVIWLQLGSVGTVAVNSADAAAKLFKNYDLAFSDRKCPDALTAHGFNHGSMAIGNYGSYWRVVKRIGVMSKFMVWTAKPNLSDYFPMLKRLDLLGIKKGMMKDMGTCLKMVENFVKERVVQEERFKSREDYNRKKDFLDVLMEFQGDNREGLSRVSEENLNILIMEMFFAGSETTSNSIEWLMSELLNHPNCMMKLKDELDRIVGRGRKIEESDIDELSYLQACVKEALRLHPPLPMLLPRNSMEDTNYNGYFIPKGTQVLVNAYAIGRDPEVWDNPLDFKPERFLDKNIELVGQHFGLIPFGAGRRICMGYALGQRVLHLVTATLIHTFDWKVGDSTTPGMIDMNEKMGITVRKLNPLIIIPTKREL from the exons ATGGATTGGACTTGGAGTTGTTCTATTTCTGGGCTGAGTCTTATACTATCGGGGCCTCTTCTGATCATCATTCTCTTTCTCTACCATTCCCGGAGGAGGCAGGCGGAGGCGCATGATTCTGGTAAACTCCGGCCACCAGGTCCTTTGGGATGGCCGGTGGTAGGCAACATTTTTGACCTCGGAGAACTGCCACATCAGACCTTGTGTAAGCTCCGGGATAAGTTCGGGCCTGTGATTTGGCTACAGTTAGGATCAGTCGGAACTGTTGCTGTCAACTCGGCCGATGCTGCGGCCAAGCTATTCAAGAACTACGACCTAGCCTTCTCCGACCGTAAATGCCCGGATGCACTAACTGCCCACGGTTTTAATCATGGGTCAATGGCCATTGGAAACTACGGGTCCTACTGGCGCGTAGTCAAGAGGATTGGAGTCATGAGTAAGTTCATGGTGTGGACTGCAAAGCCTAACTTATCAGATTATTTCCCGATGTTGAAGAGATTAGATCTCTTGGGAATAAAGAAGGGGATGATGAAGGATATGGGAACATGTTTGAAGATGGTGGAGAATTTTGTGAAGGAGAGGGTGGTTCAAGAGGAGAGATTCAAGAGTAGAGAAGATTATAACCGGAAGAAGGATTTCCTTGATGTTCTAATGGAGTTCCAAGGTGACAATAGAGAAGGGCTTAGCAGAGTTTCCGAGGAAAACCTCAATATCCTTATTATG GAAATGTTTTTTGCAGGATCCGAGACCACAAGTAACTCGATCGAGTGGCTAATGTCAGAGCTACTAAACCACCCCAATTGCATGATGAAGTTGAAAGATGAGCTCGATAGAATAGTGGGAAGGGGAAGAAAAATAGAAGAAAGCGATATCGATGAACTCTCATATTTGCAAGCGTGTGTGAAAGAAGCCTTAAGATTGCACCCTCCACTACCCATGCTCCTCCCAAGGAATTCAATGGAAGACACGAATTACAATGGCTACTTCATACCCAAAGGCACACAAGTCTTAGTAAATGCCTATGCAATAGGGAGAGATCCTGAAGTATGGGATAACCCCTTGGATTTTAAACCCGAGAGGTTCCTCGACAAGAACATAGAGCTAGTTGGTCAACATTTTGGGTTGATTCCTTTCGGGGCGGGCCGAAGGATATGTATGGGTTATGCTTTGGGACAAAGAGTGCTTCATCTTGTCACCGCGACTCTTATCCACACGTTCGACTGGAAAGTTGGAGATTCGACAACTCCTGGGATGATTGACATGAACGAAAAGATGGGAATAACAGTAAGAAAATTGAATCCCTTAATAATCATACCTACGAAACGAGAACTCTAA